In Aspergillus nidulans FGSC A4 chromosome II, the genomic stretch GCGGTGGGTTCGCAGAGCCACCCTTGCAAGTTGGACCACTCGAGGCGGAAGCGACAGGAAGTGATTCAGATTGAGTTCAAGGCTGATGGGAGGAGATCAAAGCCAGAAGGAGTGACAAAATGTACTTGAGTGGCTTGACTGGACCAGCTTGTCCCTGGGGGACGATGGAGGGAGGGAGATGGGGAGCCTTGATTGACTTAGTGGTAGTCTTAACAGGCAAGGAAGACTCTTGGCGTCCCCCGGCCCGATGCGGCGATCCCCACCACCTGGCCATCCCGATTTGTACATTGCAATATTCTAAAGGTAGACATTACTTGGGACCTAATATTTCATAACTGGCAAAAAAAGGGAATGATCCAATCTGACTGTGATTATCATCATGCCAACTAAATGCTACGCAGGACGTGATTCATGACGAGGGGCTCTATAGACATAGATCCTCTAGGAAACCAAACACCTGCCCCAGGCAGTTTACAAGTTCAAAGTCTAATGTCGAACGTGTGTATGTAGGGTATATGTGTCGGTATTCGTCCCGTCCCCGTCTCGAAAGACGTCTGATTCGTTGTCTGTAAACTCATCCTTGTATGGTGACTTTGACCGTCGAGAGGAaaggtcatcatcgtcgataACCAAGTCAACATTATCAtcgtcaaagtcattgaaCCCAATacgttcctcttcatctcGCGCAAGGGTCGTCGCTGCAGCGTTGACAATGGGATCGTCGGAAAACGCGCGCTGTGGACGGTGAGCCGCGTGGTCGGCCTCGAGCGAGTGTCTAatatcttctctctctctttcctccaactcctgaGCCCGCGCCAGAGTCCTAAGAAAAGTCAGTAGCAGTTCGTGAAAGGAATTGACGTGGGTACTTCTTACCTTCTATAAATATACCACCCGGTAAAGATGCCAGCGGCTATGGAAACAATGATGCTAAATATGTTTATAAGCTTTGAGCCTAGActcatctcttctcctttctcgtTTAATATGCGTATCCTACTGCCAATAAAGGCAGGAACGAGCAGCTTTGGGGAGATAATAGCGGTGGCGAGCCCGTACATCAGGGGTTGCACCGTGGGAAAGGTAGAAATCGCCCCGTTGCAGATTGAGTAGGGCAGTGGGCAAAGGCGAATCATGCATAACAGCTTAAGTCCATCATACTTCAGCGTCAGCGCAAGAGCTGCAAACCGTTTGTCGCGCTCAACAAGTCGGTGTACAAATTTGGACAGGACGGTGCGCGATGCGATGAAGGAGCATATTGAGCCTAGCACCGTGGCCGACGCATAAAGAAGCCATCTAGTGTCGGCTATGAGTGAGTCGATGACGGTGGGAAGCAAGTTCAACTTACCCTTTCCACACGCCAAATATGAAACCAGACACCGTCCCAAACGTTGACCACCCTACCAACGGagggaaagaaacgaaaaatACACCGAGCCACATCACGATGAATACAGGCACCGAGTGCTCCCATTTCTCAGCAACTGGCCCGAGCCATTGAAACACCCTCCCTGTAATATACAGGAATCCGAAGCCCAGAATATTGAGACTGAGAACAGCGAGCACGCTACCAACTTTCTGCCAAAAGGTCATTTTTCGCCATAATGCTAGTGAGCGTTCATTAAATGCATTGATTCGAGCCATGATTCCTTGTTTGGGTATGGGCGTTGACCTCCGGGCGGCAAAGCCCGCATTGGTCCGCGTATCAGTCGCACCTTGACTCCATAGTGGACGAGCGCCTTCCCCAGGGGATGGTGAGCGAGACGAAGTTGTTGAAACAGAAAGAGCGCGCGCGGTAGATGCGTAATCTGCGGGCATATCTGGGTGGAATTTGTATAATGAAATATAATGTTTGGTTTGAAGCTCGAAGATCTGCGGGCGGGTCGGCAGTAATGGCCGACTGCGTCACTCGACGGCACTGACGATTTCGAACAATCGAGGTTGTGTTAACTTGTCACAAAAGACGAATGAATATCAAGTGATAGACCGGCAAGTTGCGTTTATCAGTTAGAGCGGGCGAGATGTGACCCCCAGCGAGAGAAAGAACATGAGTGAGCGGCGGATTTGGGGAGAGGTGGTAATATCGGCTGAACTCCAGGCTGCCTTTTTATTTCCTAATGTTGGTTGTTAGAACGGGGCTAGCAATTGTCCGCGCTGGGattcgaggacgaggagcaacaaatgcagaagagagagatggagTAAGTAGAGACAATAATCAAGCCAGGATGGACGAAAGTTGTTGCTGCAGCCTTCCAAATATTGAGAAGACAGGGCGGAGCTGGAGTATCGTCACGGATGATCGAAGCCAGCCGTAAACTTGATACCAGCCATACAGCCGGGGATCACTCCGTTTGTGTGGATAGTGGTATTATAACAGTATCAATGCCATTTGAGTAACAGCACCTATATTTTGTACCCCTCCCCGGTACccagtacggagtagacaTGAATGATATTGAAGTACCGTTCTTGTAACAAATACAAAGTAAACCTCCAGTCTAAATCCTGAAGGAGTCGCATCTGGCACTGGGCAGATCGACCTGGATCAGCATGGCCGCCAAGAAACGGAGATGTGGCCTGAGGTTCCAGGCTTAAGTAAATAGAGAACTACTCAAGCACAAATAAGAGCTGCTTGAGAGGACTGATGCTTTATATCGTTTGCTATAATGGTGGACGGTCCAGATCTTCATTTTATTTTACTAGCGCGGTGCCATCCAGCAGCGTTGTGATTGTTGGGCGGGTCTCAGCCTATCGATCGCCGAGTGCTCACTTTCTCGTCTCATCCCATCCCATATTATTCCCATCAGCTCCCGCTCCtggttttcttctcctctcccgTCTCCTTCAACTCTTGCTTATTTGTTCACCTAGCTGCTTGCTGTGCTTCTATACTTGCTTTACATTTTGCGATTTTAGCCTCTGATTCTCGTTCTGCTGGTCGCTTGTGTTGACCCGATGCGATGTGACCGCAATCTGTCTCTTGTCGCATAACGATCCCTCCACACTGACAGACCATCTCCCTTGGACCTCTATCTAGTTAATCTGTATCGTGAAACGCACTGGACCCTGAAGGACAATGGACTCGAAGCTTTGAgctccttcttgcccttAGCCCACTCTCACAGCTCGACTACCTTGCGGACTCTCGTCCTCCTTTACCCCACATCTCGCTGACTTCCCCGACTCCCTGATATTCCCGCGCTGCCTCCCTCCTTCCATCTTCACGGCATCATCAAATTTCCAGACACTATATACTGTTTAACAACACGGCATGGTTACGGAGGAGCTCCTGGAGGATTgtctccagatcctccaggaTAAATccctggatgaagaagaccaggTCGAGAAAATCGAGGAGTTCCTCCGCGAAAAGACCTCGTTATCAGGGACATCACTCGAAAATGCCGTCCTCGATATCCTTTGGCGACAGCGAAACCGCACATTACCGGACTCTTCTCCACCACCGCCCCGTCACACGGTCATTCGTCgctcctctcctgctccttggcAGATGGCCCGATCTTCCACACCTTTATCACCTCATTCGAACCTAGGGACCAGTCCCGGGAGTAGCTCTTGGCTGCAAAGCTCCAAAGGTGGTATTTCGCGGCCTCCTCTATCCTCCACAGTATCGCCATTCACCTCTCCTCGTCCGTCCCCGAggctcgctctcgctcaACCTATACCGCATTCCCCGAATCTGAACGCATACGAATTTTCGGACCAACAAAGTCATGTGTCGGACTTTTACGGTGACCTTGGCAGTGACAGTAATGTGGATTGGCTGGTGGCGGACGATGCGATGAGTACAACTTCGTCTGTAGGCGGTTTGAGCATGCATGGCGGTCTCAGTGCAACAGCTCCGGAATTCGTTCCTGATATGAGTCCTCACGATATATTGCGCACCGTACTCGGAGACAAGCGATCCAATGAGGAAATAGAATCCGCTTTAGAAGCAAACGGGTATGACTTAGGTGCCACCATTGCTGCTCTCACTCAAGGAGCCGATGCAGGTGCCGCTCCAAGCTTACCAGACGATAGTCGCGTTGTCGTGGGAAAGTCCATGACAATGGAACCTCCCAAAAGCACGTCTACCCCAGGTCACAACCGAAGCCCCGTTGTGTGCAAGTACTGGCTGTCAACTGGTCAATGTCTACGCGCAGATTGTCGTTTCAGCCATGACCTGACTAGTCATCTTTGCAAGTAAGTTTTGTAGAACCGAGCGCTGCCTCTATATACGGTGCTAACAAAGCAACCCAAGGTATTGGGTGATGGGCAACTGCCTAGCTGGCGATGGGTGTCCATTTTCTCATGATCCCTCTGCACTGATTGCGAATCTCAGTGTTGACGGCAATTCTTCGGCCACGTCTGCTGGCATCGCTTTCCAAGTGGATAATGCGCCGGATGCCTTCCCTCCTTTGCAATCTACGCCCGGATCTTCTGAGCAGTGGGCTGGTCAACTCGGTAGTAAATATCCAGGATATCTCTATGGTGGGCCTGGAGGCAAAAATGCACCACATCTGGGAGGTAAAAGAAGTGGAAGTATGACAAACCTGTCGCGTCCTCATTCACGGCCAGGAAGCCGTCACCAACACCGAGAACTTAATCCAACAGCTCTGTCTGTCGACGACCCAGATGCGTTTCCTACGCTTGCTGCAGTCAATGCGAAGAATTCAGGAAAGAAGAATCACGGAAGGAAGAACCGTGACAATAATACAACCAGAGATAATATGCCTACGTCTCTGGCAGATGTAGTACGCAtgtctccagctccagcttcaggagggaagggaaaacCCTCCTCTAAGAACAACCAGACAAAGGGTCGCGAAAACAGCGCCGCCGCGCAGTCAATACCGGCGCCACAGC encodes the following:
- a CDS encoding protein tvp38 (transcript_id=CADANIAT00005165); the encoded protein is MPADYASTARALSVSTTSSRSPSPGEGARPLWSQGATDTRTNAGFAARRSTPIPKQGIMARINAFNERSLALWRKMTFWQKVGSVLAVLSLNILGFGFLYITGRVFQWLGPVAEKWEHSVPVFIVMWLGVFFVSFPPLVGWSTFGTVSGFIFGVWKGWLLYASATVLGSICSFIASRTVLSKFVHRLVERDKRFAALALTLKYDGLKLLCMIRLCPLPYSICNGAISTFPTVQPLMYGLATAIISPKLLVPAFIGSRIRILNEKGEEMSLGSKLINIFSIIVSIAAGIFTGWYIYRRTLARAQELEEREREDIRHSLEADHAAHRPQRAFSDDPIVNAAATTLARDEEERIGFNDFDDDNVDLVIDDDDLSSRRSKSPYKDEFTDNESDVFRDGDGTNTDTYTLHTHVRH
- a CDS encoding CCCH zinc finger and SMR domain protein (transcript_id=CADANIAT00005166); its protein translation is MVTEELLEDCLQILQDKSLDEEDQVEKIEEFLREKTSLSGTSLENAVLDILWRQRNRTLPDSSPPPPRHTVIRRSSPAPWQMARSSTPLSPHSNLGTSPGSSSWLQSSKGGISRPPLSSTVSPFTSPRPSPRLALAQPIPHSPNLNAYEFSDQQSHVSDFYGDLGSDSNVDWLVADDAMSTTSSVGGLSMHGGLSATAPEFVPDMSPHDILRTVLGDKRSNEEIESALEANGYDLGATIAALTQGADAGAAPSLPDDSRVVVGKSMTMEPPKSTSTPGHNRSPVVCKYWLSTGQCLRADCRFSHDLTSHLCKYWVMGNCLAGDGCPFSHDPSALIANLSVDGNSSATSAGIAFQVDNAPDAFPPLQSTPGSSEQWAGQLGSKYPGYLYGGPGGKNAPHLGGKRSGSMTNLSRPHSRPGSRHQHRELNPTALSVDDPDAFPTLAAVNAKNSGKKNHGRKNRDNNTTRDNMPTSLADVVRMSPAPASGGKGKPSSKNNQTKGRENSAAAQSIPAPQHIPWLETGSRTNQQYIKYRTEAIRHGTVRNKFLQSAAQAWNRNDARAAKALSLRGQAENEAMRKCHREAARQLYEERNKHLLNAGLDDASEELYVDLHGLHPEEAIEYLEKILLKHAREGRRIIYAITGTGHHSKNGKDKIGKAVKAWLNEWKYLFREFSVPGERGGYVGGILGIDPSSYDKTLAKNLEAEANGDEDASQPVLTMGKIQLLKRGDIESQQ